A single genomic interval of Aureliella helgolandensis harbors:
- a CDS encoding Nif3-like dinuclear metal center hexameric protein: protein MHTVADIATWMQQIAPLELGESWDNLGLLLGDRRAPVEALMTCLTLNSATVGEAIEQAVGMVIAHHPLPFKPLSKITCDEVTGELVWKLAGAGIAVYSPHTAWDSAPAGINAQLAMQLGMRDATPLIPSSIEGLTQLGAGRIGNLPMPLTGSEVAAILKDLHPTARPRGVGLGQRVSRVGIACGSGGGLLPAALEQGCELFLTGEATYHTCLGAEEAGVALLMIGHHASERFSLETLAQHISTEFPSIRTWASKNEKDPVRTCS from the coding sequence ATGCATACCGTCGCAGACATCGCAACGTGGATGCAGCAAATCGCGCCGCTTGAGCTGGGGGAAAGCTGGGACAACCTCGGACTCTTGCTCGGGGACCGTCGGGCTCCCGTAGAGGCGCTCATGACCTGCCTCACACTCAATTCGGCCACGGTTGGCGAAGCAATCGAGCAAGCCGTTGGGATGGTCATCGCGCACCACCCCCTGCCCTTCAAGCCACTGTCTAAGATCACTTGTGATGAGGTGACGGGAGAATTGGTGTGGAAATTGGCGGGCGCTGGCATTGCTGTCTACTCGCCTCATACGGCATGGGATTCTGCCCCAGCTGGCATCAATGCTCAATTGGCTATGCAGCTCGGAATGCGAGATGCAACACCCCTCATCCCCTCTTCGATTGAGGGGCTCACGCAGCTTGGGGCGGGCCGCATCGGCAATCTTCCCATGCCCCTCACGGGTAGTGAAGTGGCCGCCATTTTGAAAGACCTGCATCCCACCGCGCGCCCGCGTGGCGTGGGCCTGGGCCAGAGGGTTTCGCGAGTGGGGATTGCCTGCGGGAGCGGCGGCGGTCTGCTGCCTGCGGCGCTTGAGCAAGGTTGTGAACTGTTTCTCACCGGTGAAGCCACCTACCACACCTGTTTGGGGGCAGAGGAGGCTGGTGTGGCCCTGCTGATGATCGGCCACCATGCCAGTGAACGCTTCTCGCTAGAGACCTTGGCACAGCATATTTCCACGGAATTCCCTTCAATTCGCACTTGGGCCTCAAAAAATGAAAAGGATCCTGTAAGGACTTGCTCCTAA
- a CDS encoding arsenate reductase/protein-tyrosine-phosphatase family protein, which translates to MPSNLDWKSSDDPRDAVHIIVQSLAEGGLVVLPCETSYMLFASGLNADAVGRLLDWHGSEREEGTACLMLRSPQEALDYVPDISKVAARMVNRGWPGPLCLQLPSVGATSLAHALPESVRDALLVKQRFLPMRVSAHAAIAHAMRLLPGPLVAMPLCNAKGEVVCDGQEVASLAADVNLIVDDGQTHFCGPATTVRVEGNRCELLEAGVVDLEKLNRLSQLVVLFICTGNSCRSPMAEVMFKHLLAERFPEIAARQPIPFAIGSAGLSAFPGGPASPEAVRVMQNRGLSLTRHQSQTATEHALRQADLVLTMTNSHRRAIVDRLPNLAENTRLLSGSNHDVSDPFGGPESVYAACADQMEGFLNDWVTVLKESWFPEWQAGAT; encoded by the coding sequence ATGCCAAGCAATCTCGACTGGAAAAGTAGCGATGATCCGCGCGATGCGGTCCACATAATTGTTCAGTCCTTGGCGGAGGGGGGCTTGGTCGTACTGCCTTGCGAGACCTCCTACATGCTCTTTGCGAGTGGGCTCAACGCCGATGCGGTTGGGAGATTGCTGGATTGGCACGGGAGCGAGCGAGAGGAGGGCACCGCATGCCTGATGCTTCGCTCGCCTCAGGAGGCCCTCGATTATGTGCCGGACATCTCAAAGGTGGCGGCGCGGATGGTCAACCGCGGCTGGCCAGGACCGCTATGCCTGCAGTTGCCAAGTGTGGGAGCGACGAGCCTAGCCCATGCGTTGCCGGAGTCGGTCCGCGATGCGCTGCTCGTCAAACAGCGATTCCTACCCATGCGCGTGTCGGCCCACGCTGCGATCGCCCACGCGATGCGGCTCCTGCCGGGACCGTTGGTCGCCATGCCGCTGTGCAATGCCAAGGGGGAGGTGGTGTGTGATGGACAGGAGGTTGCGTCCTTGGCGGCGGATGTCAATTTGATCGTCGACGATGGACAAACCCACTTTTGTGGCCCGGCGACCACCGTCCGAGTGGAGGGGAATCGTTGCGAGCTGTTGGAAGCAGGCGTCGTTGACCTTGAGAAGCTCAACCGCTTGAGTCAGCTGGTGGTGTTGTTCATCTGCACTGGAAATTCCTGCCGCAGTCCCATGGCAGAAGTGATGTTCAAGCATCTGTTGGCGGAACGGTTTCCCGAAATTGCAGCTCGTCAGCCCATCCCTTTTGCCATTGGATCGGCCGGCCTGAGCGCTTTTCCTGGGGGACCAGCGTCTCCTGAGGCAGTGCGCGTCATGCAAAATCGTGGTCTCAGTCTCACTCGACACCAAAGCCAAACTGCCACGGAGCATGCGTTGCGGCAGGCAGATTTAGTGCTGACGATGACCAATTCCCACCGGCGCGCCATCGTGGATCGATTACCCAACTTGGCCGAAAATACTCGACTCTTAAGCGGTTCGAATCATGATGTTTCCGATCCCTTTGGCGGTCCAGAGTCCGTTTATGCGGCTTGTGCAGATCAAATGGAGGGGTTCTTGAACGACTGGGTTACGGTCTTGAAGGAATCATGGTTTCCCGAGTGGCAAGCTGGGGCGACATAG
- a CDS encoding glycosyltransferase family 2 protein: MSKWLAALPVYNEEHYVDDVLREVSKYAENILVIDDGSSDGTAERLAAWKDVHVERHPQNTGYGSALQTAFRYAIEQEYEYLITLDCDGQHQPKRLPQFLEACEGADIVSGSRYLKRYEGDSEPPTQRLKINRQITQQLNETLQLNLTDAFCGFKAYRVEALKRLDIKDNGYAMPLEVWVQAAMRGLRVIEIPVPLIYLDLSRSFGGALDESEKRLQYYNQCIASSIAVMEQRGFSLPTNQAFSQG; the protein is encoded by the coding sequence ATGAGTAAGTGGTTAGCGGCCTTGCCGGTCTACAATGAGGAACATTACGTTGACGATGTGTTGCGTGAAGTCTCCAAGTACGCGGAAAATATTTTGGTGATCGACGATGGCTCGTCCGACGGCACCGCCGAGCGACTAGCCGCTTGGAAAGATGTGCATGTGGAGCGGCATCCGCAGAACACCGGCTACGGTTCGGCTCTCCAAACTGCGTTCCGCTATGCGATCGAGCAGGAGTACGAGTATCTGATCACGCTTGATTGCGATGGTCAGCACCAGCCCAAGCGTTTGCCGCAATTCCTAGAGGCGTGCGAAGGGGCGGATATTGTCTCTGGCAGTCGATATCTGAAGCGTTACGAGGGGGACAGCGAGCCACCGACCCAGCGTTTGAAGATCAATCGTCAAATCACCCAGCAGCTCAATGAAACGCTGCAATTGAATTTGACCGACGCGTTCTGCGGTTTTAAAGCCTATCGAGTCGAGGCGCTAAAGCGGCTCGATATCAAGGACAACGGCTATGCGATGCCGCTCGAGGTGTGGGTGCAGGCCGCGATGCGAGGATTGCGAGTGATTGAGATTCCAGTTCCGCTGATCTACCTGGATCTCAGCCGTTCGTTTGGTGGCGCGTTGGATGAGTCGGAAAAACGGTTACAGTATTACAACCAATGCATAGCGAGCAGCATAGCGGTCATGGAACAGCGTGGCTTCAGCTTGCCGACCAATCAGGCTTTTTCTCAGGGTTGA
- a CDS encoding NHL repeat-containing protein, producing the protein MPLPFPLKIPLSAAISRRGFLSNSLASLPIALTASAALSGCVGSPSANRQASAIWGRRGLTDGRLMKPRAMAISGEDEVYIVDMTGRIQVFDAEGQFQRGWRTPLIAQGKPTGMSFAPDGTLLVADTHYFRMLAYSPSGQLDLSRTIGQEHGDGPGQFHFVTDVVQNADNHYFIGQYGQIDRIQEFDPAGEFVRTWGSQGSRPGEFSRPQCLVLDDQGLLWIADACNHRVQVFDVSGSPPELVACWGQPGNRPGQLQYPYELAFDSDGSLLIAEYGNHRIQRFSRSGESLEVWGSPGSGSGQLLSPWGLGLNSQHQLFVLDSLNHRVQRFDLG; encoded by the coding sequence ATGCCATTGCCTTTTCCACTCAAAATTCCTCTGTCAGCTGCCATTTCGCGTCGCGGCTTTCTGAGCAATTCTCTGGCCAGCCTGCCGATCGCGTTGACAGCCTCGGCTGCTCTTTCCGGATGCGTGGGCAGCCCCTCAGCTAATCGCCAGGCATCCGCCATATGGGGCCGACGCGGCCTGACCGATGGAAGATTGATGAAGCCTCGAGCCATGGCAATCAGCGGCGAGGACGAAGTCTATATCGTCGATATGACTGGGCGCATTCAGGTGTTCGACGCCGAGGGACAGTTTCAGCGAGGCTGGCGTACCCCCCTCATTGCCCAAGGTAAGCCGACCGGCATGTCCTTCGCCCCCGACGGTACTCTGCTGGTTGCCGACACCCACTATTTCCGCATGCTGGCTTACTCTCCCTCTGGACAGCTGGATCTCTCCCGCACCATTGGACAGGAGCATGGTGACGGCCCCGGTCAATTTCACTTTGTGACCGACGTCGTCCAAAATGCAGACAATCACTATTTCATCGGCCAATATGGGCAAATTGACCGCATCCAAGAGTTTGATCCGGCCGGCGAATTTGTGCGCACCTGGGGGAGTCAGGGCAGCCGCCCCGGTGAGTTCTCGCGTCCCCAGTGCCTCGTCCTTGATGACCAAGGCCTGCTTTGGATCGCCGATGCCTGCAACCACCGCGTCCAGGTTTTTGACGTCTCAGGCTCACCACCGGAATTGGTTGCCTGCTGGGGCCAGCCCGGAAATCGTCCAGGGCAACTCCAATACCCCTACGAATTGGCGTTCGACTCCGATGGTAGCCTACTCATCGCGGAGTACGGCAACCATCGCATCCAACGCTTTAGTCGCAGCGGTGAATCGCTTGAAGTCTGGGGATCCCCCGGCTCGGGCAGCGGTCAACTGCTCAGCCCCTGGGGTTTGGGACTGAATAGCCAACATCAGCTCTTCGTCCTCGATTCGCTGAACCACCGTGTCCAACGCTTCGACCTCGGCTAG
- the fae gene encoding formaldehyde-activating enzyme: MSLFVGESLVGEGNEIAHIDLMIGSKTGPVGAAFANALSTQSAGHTNLLAVLEPNLAVKPSTVMITKVTIKGMKQAVQMFGPAQFAVAKAVADQVAAGVIPADQAEDLVVVCGVFIHPAAEDNAKIYQYNYEATKDAIASAMQGKPSAQEMVAKKDTAAHPFKGFEA; this comes from the coding sequence ATGTCGTTGTTCGTCGGTGAATCGCTGGTTGGAGAAGGAAACGAAATCGCACACATCGATCTGATGATCGGTAGCAAAACGGGTCCCGTTGGGGCTGCATTCGCCAACGCTCTGTCGACTCAAAGCGCCGGCCACACCAATTTGCTCGCCGTGCTTGAGCCCAACTTGGCTGTTAAGCCTTCCACCGTGATGATCACCAAGGTCACGATCAAGGGCATGAAGCAAGCGGTTCAAATGTTTGGCCCAGCTCAGTTCGCAGTTGCCAAAGCAGTTGCGGATCAAGTTGCTGCTGGCGTTATTCCTGCCGACCAAGCAGAAGACCTGGTCGTCGTCTGTGGCGTCTTCATCCACCCAGCTGCCGAAGACAACGCTAAGATCTACCAATACAACTACGAAGCGACCAAGGACGCCATTGCATCGGCCATGCAAGGTAAGCCATCCGCTCAGGAGATGGTTGCCAAGAAGGATACCGCTGCTCACCCATTCAAGGGTTTTGAGGCATAA
- a CDS encoding IS701 family transposase, which produces MDIATSFMPLLQVFTAAMTEPTAQSFKQFVAGWIFAPRRNITGALRAIDPTKHHSAYHRIFAGARWSIDQVGLAMFDLVVKLTDQQHCYLVGDDTLIHKTGLKIYGTGMHRDASQSSSGFTSFRWGHCWVVLCVLVPSRKDPTRKYAIPVLMRLYLNTKTNKKLRRKHRKKTDLMLEMIQLLTQHAGEKSLHFLGDSAYTGGRMLEQIPSGMHVTGRIGKDARLCEGPRPKKPGRGRPPRRGPVLPKPTEMLATKGLRRTTINLYSQSSFHVRITSVVCRLYLAPEREVKVVAVEHLRGGRGIEVFYSTNVNLSEEEILQRFSFRWPVETTFQEAKGHLGLGEPQNRVRAAVRRTTPSMFYLYGLIVLWHEHVRPEPGPFIRMWRGKRHASFADMLATLRRDSVEETRQSIFSAGRLPPAAQKLIKPLEVLLSLAA; this is translated from the coding sequence ATGGACATTGCAACATCTTTCATGCCACTTCTGCAAGTCTTTACTGCCGCGATGACTGAGCCAACCGCACAGTCCTTCAAGCAATTCGTCGCAGGATGGATCTTCGCACCTCGCAGGAATATCACTGGGGCGCTTCGAGCGATTGATCCCACCAAACATCACAGCGCCTATCACCGTATCTTTGCCGGAGCGAGGTGGTCAATCGACCAAGTGGGACTGGCAATGTTCGATCTCGTCGTCAAGCTCACCGATCAGCAACATTGCTATCTTGTCGGCGACGATACCCTGATTCACAAGACAGGCTTGAAAATCTACGGCACAGGGATGCACCGGGATGCCAGCCAAAGTTCCAGTGGCTTCACGTCGTTTCGCTGGGGCCACTGCTGGGTCGTACTGTGTGTCTTAGTCCCTTCACGAAAAGATCCGACGCGAAAGTACGCGATCCCGGTTTTGATGAGGCTCTATCTGAACACCAAGACCAACAAAAAGCTACGTCGCAAGCATCGCAAGAAGACCGACTTAATGCTCGAGATGATCCAACTGTTGACCCAGCATGCGGGCGAGAAATCCCTGCATTTCCTGGGTGACTCGGCTTACACCGGTGGTCGCATGCTGGAGCAAATCCCCAGCGGCATGCATGTCACCGGTCGCATTGGCAAAGACGCCAGACTCTGTGAAGGTCCACGACCCAAGAAACCCGGGCGAGGCCGTCCACCACGACGTGGACCGGTGCTGCCCAAGCCGACCGAGATGTTAGCGACCAAGGGACTTCGTCGTACCACGATCAACCTGTACAGCCAATCGAGCTTTCATGTTCGGATCACGTCGGTGGTCTGCCGGTTGTACCTTGCCCCTGAACGAGAAGTCAAAGTGGTCGCGGTGGAGCACCTTCGCGGCGGGCGGGGAATCGAAGTTTTCTACAGCACCAATGTCAACTTGAGCGAAGAAGAAATCTTGCAGCGGTTCTCTTTTCGTTGGCCGGTCGAGACGACGTTCCAAGAAGCCAAGGGTCACCTCGGTCTGGGCGAACCGCAGAACCGAGTCCGCGCAGCGGTTCGCCGCACGACGCCATCAATGTTCTATCTGTATGGTCTGATTGTGTTGTGGCACGAACACGTCCGGCCAGAGCCTGGTCCATTCATACGAATGTGGCGTGGCAAACGCCATGCATCGTTCGCGGATATGCTCGCGACGCTGCGTCGCGATTCAGTCGAGGAAACACGACAATCTATTTTCTCAGCCGGTCGTTTACCGCCAGCGGCTCAGAAATTAATCAAGCCCCTGGAAGTTCTGCTGTCACTCGCAGCTTAA
- the rpiB gene encoding ribose 5-phosphate isomerase B: MQISIGSDHRGVHIKAKLIANLEACGHQVRDFGTDGETSVDYPDFASLVCKSVAEGASERGILICGTGIGMAIAANKFSGVRAANCYDEVMAELCRRHNNVNVLCLPGDLIGDRPMHDLVGIWIGTEFEGGRHQRRLEKIEGIEHTQRGLGDEG; encoded by the coding sequence ATGCAAATATCGATTGGCAGTGATCACCGCGGCGTCCACATCAAAGCGAAGTTGATTGCGAACTTAGAGGCCTGCGGGCATCAAGTTCGAGACTTCGGGACCGATGGGGAGACGAGTGTGGACTATCCTGATTTCGCCAGCTTGGTGTGCAAGTCGGTGGCGGAAGGTGCTAGCGAGCGTGGCATCTTGATATGCGGCACCGGGATCGGAATGGCCATTGCTGCCAACAAGTTCAGCGGAGTGCGCGCAGCGAACTGCTATGACGAGGTGATGGCGGAGCTTTGCCGGCGACACAACAACGTCAACGTCCTGTGCTTACCTGGAGACTTGATCGGTGATCGCCCCATGCATGACTTGGTGGGTATCTGGATTGGAACCGAGTTTGAAGGGGGCCGGCACCAACGCCGCCTGGAGAAAATTGAGGGAATTGAACATACCCAGCGTGGGCTCGGAGACGAGGGCTAA
- a CDS encoding alpha/beta hydrolase — MKRLKKSLIIVGTCYLGTLLMLAFFERSMIYPAPQADKNLQLPRIPLFEEVTFTSADGTRLHGLFAEHPNAKGAILLCHGNGEDVSYMSEELHDLQARFQRNVLAFDYRGYGKSDGKPFEAGVLEDGEAALRWLVEQTGEQPDKIILWGRSLGGAVAVHLAAQNGAHCLVLDRTFKSMVDVAQWHLPWLPVSLLLRNRYPSYQRIESYSGPLFQVHGHADQVVPFRSAADLHAASPSQRKEFIALDSLGHNTPWPDEVFQSLDEFLLSSE, encoded by the coding sequence ATGAAACGCCTAAAAAAGAGTCTCATCATTGTTGGAACCTGTTATTTGGGAACACTGCTCATGCTGGCATTCTTCGAACGCTCGATGATCTATCCGGCTCCTCAGGCGGACAAAAATTTACAGCTTCCGAGGATCCCTCTTTTTGAAGAGGTAACCTTCACGTCGGCTGATGGCACGCGGCTTCATGGATTGTTCGCGGAGCACCCCAACGCGAAAGGAGCAATTCTGCTGTGCCATGGCAACGGTGAAGATGTATCCTACATGTCGGAAGAGCTGCATGATCTGCAAGCTCGGTTCCAGCGGAATGTACTGGCGTTCGACTACCGAGGTTATGGGAAAAGTGATGGCAAGCCGTTTGAAGCGGGCGTGCTCGAAGATGGCGAAGCCGCTTTGCGTTGGCTGGTCGAGCAAACGGGAGAGCAGCCAGACAAAATCATCCTGTGGGGGCGGTCGCTGGGAGGAGCCGTGGCGGTGCACCTAGCTGCCCAGAATGGTGCTCACTGCCTGGTGTTGGATCGCACTTTTAAATCGATGGTCGACGTAGCTCAGTGGCATCTCCCCTGGCTCCCCGTGAGTTTACTGCTCAGAAACCGCTATCCATCCTACCAACGCATCGAAAGCTACTCGGGCCCTCTATTCCAAGTTCACGGACACGCCGATCAAGTGGTCCCCTTTCGCTCCGCCGCCGATCTCCACGCGGCCAGCCCTTCGCAGAGGAAGGAGTTCATCGCACTTGATTCCCTTGGGCACAATACGCCTTGGCCAGACGAGGTTTTCCAATCGCTCGACGAATTTCTGCTCTCTAGCGAGTAG
- a CDS encoding flagellin N-terminal helical domain-containing protein, whose product MTNFYPAPSGRATNQLSQTRLLFQINHDQLAIQDLQTQLSTGRRISKASQDPTSAVKAMAAQRQLEYKSQIGSNLQSADTILSATESTLAQAQSIMTEIKGLTVSATGTTLSDDEKQAFQAQVTAAIDKLTELGNAKFRDQFIFGGSALNDPPINPLGKLIRFNGNADSLQTISDYASTIAANVAADDAFGVRSSRVQSTIDLNPSIAGNTPLASLNRGDGIRNGAISLSDGVEVFQLDLTSAYNISDVTEALSSVQLSGRELQVTLDNNGINIEYADGLGGLLRVSEVGSGNMANDLQINNVQTVGLSPVVGGDLDPIATSTTPLNQLFDGVGLGSGSFSIEQGEESYIVSTVGLTTVEDLVNRIKLSGASVEAGLDSTGRYFSLQSTESGSSLSIGENGGNLASRLGLRTMDLDTRLSTLNNEQGIFDNTEGEDLRITRNDGTTFNVDLSNTQTISDVLSRINNHVDNVNASTRVTAALATNGNGLTLTSLAGSQPIEVANVGGSQAAWGLGLVSRNEDQTIGSVAGTVNRIGGSDVSGVQVEGVFNTLLRLQQALETGNNEDMFRISSAMDEDLQRMSLARGFVGTRQQSIDSIKDLTAEQTIQLEQMQSDELDADLAKVISDLNAREAALQASLQLMGKTSQLSLFDYL is encoded by the coding sequence ATGACTAACTTCTATCCCGCTCCCAGTGGACGCGCTACTAACCAGCTATCGCAAACGCGTCTGCTGTTTCAAATCAATCATGACCAACTGGCGATACAAGATCTCCAGACTCAATTGAGCACCGGCCGACGGATCTCGAAGGCCAGCCAAGACCCAACTTCCGCCGTAAAAGCCATGGCCGCCCAGCGGCAATTGGAATACAAGTCGCAAATCGGCAGCAATCTACAAAGTGCCGATACAATTTTGTCCGCTACCGAGTCGACGCTCGCGCAAGCTCAGTCGATCATGACTGAAATCAAAGGGCTCACCGTCAGTGCCACCGGCACGACTCTTTCGGACGATGAGAAACAGGCGTTTCAAGCTCAAGTCACTGCAGCCATTGATAAGCTCACAGAGCTTGGAAATGCTAAGTTTCGCGATCAATTCATCTTTGGCGGATCCGCACTGAACGATCCACCGATCAATCCATTGGGTAAGTTGATCCGATTCAACGGCAATGCAGATTCGCTGCAAACCATCTCGGATTATGCTTCTACCATCGCTGCGAATGTGGCCGCGGATGACGCCTTCGGCGTTCGCAGCTCTCGCGTTCAAAGCACCATCGACTTGAATCCCAGCATTGCAGGCAACACTCCCCTAGCAAGCCTTAATCGTGGCGATGGAATACGTAATGGTGCCATCTCGCTCAGCGACGGAGTCGAAGTCTTCCAGCTCGATCTCACATCGGCCTATAACATTTCCGATGTTACCGAAGCGCTCAGTTCGGTGCAGTTGAGTGGCCGCGAACTTCAGGTGACCTTGGACAACAACGGCATCAATATTGAGTACGCCGATGGTCTGGGTGGCCTGCTTCGCGTGTCTGAAGTTGGTTCAGGGAACATGGCGAACGATCTACAGATCAACAACGTCCAAACCGTTGGCTTAAGTCCAGTGGTCGGTGGGGATCTCGATCCAATCGCTACCTCAACCACCCCTTTGAACCAACTGTTCGACGGGGTGGGACTCGGTTCAGGCAGTTTTTCGATCGAACAGGGGGAGGAATCCTACATCGTGTCCACCGTGGGGCTCACGACTGTGGAGGATCTCGTCAATCGCATCAAGTTGTCCGGTGCTAGTGTGGAGGCTGGCTTGGACAGTACGGGTAGATACTTCTCGTTGCAAAGTACCGAGAGCGGCAGCAGTCTTTCCATCGGTGAGAACGGGGGCAATCTGGCGTCTCGACTTGGCCTGAGAACGATGGACCTCGATACAAGATTATCCACGCTCAATAATGAACAAGGAATTTTCGATAACACCGAAGGAGAAGACCTCAGGATCACACGCAATGATGGCACCACCTTTAACGTTGACCTGAGCAACACGCAAACAATCAGCGACGTCCTCTCTCGGATCAACAATCACGTCGACAACGTTAACGCCAGTACGCGCGTCACGGCCGCTCTAGCCACCAACGGCAATGGACTGACATTGACCTCACTGGCAGGCAGCCAACCCATCGAAGTTGCCAATGTAGGCGGTAGCCAGGCGGCCTGGGGCCTCGGCCTGGTCTCTCGGAACGAAGATCAAACCATCGGTTCCGTGGCTGGCACCGTCAACCGGATTGGTGGCAGCGATGTCAGTGGCGTCCAAGTGGAAGGAGTGTTCAACACGCTTCTGCGTCTCCAGCAAGCACTGGAAACAGGCAACAATGAAGACATGTTTCGCATCTCTTCCGCTATGGACGAGGACCTGCAACGCATGTCTTTGGCCAGAGGGTTTGTGGGTACGCGCCAACAATCCATCGATTCCATTAAAGATCTAACGGCGGAACAAACAATTCAGCTCGAGCAAATGCAATCCGATGAACTGGATGCCGATTTAGCCAAAGTCATCTCAGACTTAAACGCCCGGGAAGCAGCCCTCCAAGCCTCCTTGCAGTTGATGGGCAAGACCTCGCAATTGTCGCTATTCGACTACCTCTAG
- a CDS encoding NAD(P)-dependent methylenetetrahydromethanopterin dehydrogenase, with the protein MESPRILIQLDSDQHPSVFDAVVAIDSQVDQLLQYGEVEATNARQLVHGAMFTRAPSQLKNTAIFVGGSSVSVGEAIGEEIKQAFFGPVRVSVMLDGNGANTTAAAAVLCAARHIPLEQVNALVLGGTGPVGQRVARLLLGQGAHVALASRDTARASDVCDRITQKMGKHNRGKLTPHGLADLEAMQSVIADKNVVFSCGAAGVTLLPANLLESASKLRVAIDLNAVPPAGIEGVSATDKAHARGQRVDYGAIGVGGLKMKIHREAIHTLFTRNDLVLDAEEIFEIGRNLESASSV; encoded by the coding sequence ATGGAATCCCCACGAATTCTGATCCAACTTGACTCGGATCAGCATCCGAGTGTTTTTGATGCGGTTGTGGCCATCGACTCCCAGGTCGACCAACTCTTGCAGTACGGCGAGGTCGAAGCGACCAATGCCCGTCAACTCGTGCACGGAGCCATGTTCACCCGCGCTCCTTCACAATTGAAAAACACTGCCATCTTCGTGGGTGGCTCTAGCGTTTCGGTTGGGGAAGCAATAGGTGAAGAGATCAAGCAAGCCTTTTTCGGACCAGTCCGTGTCTCCGTTATGCTCGACGGCAATGGGGCCAACACAACCGCCGCCGCGGCCGTGCTGTGCGCTGCGCGACACATCCCTCTTGAGCAAGTCAACGCACTCGTCCTGGGCGGCACAGGACCGGTTGGGCAACGCGTCGCGCGCCTGCTACTCGGTCAAGGGGCCCACGTTGCGCTTGCCTCCCGCGATACCGCCCGCGCGTCCGACGTCTGCGATCGTATCACTCAGAAAATGGGGAAGCACAATCGAGGCAAGCTCACTCCCCACGGGCTTGCAGATTTAGAGGCCATGCAGAGCGTGATAGCTGACAAGAATGTCGTCTTTAGCTGTGGTGCCGCCGGCGTCACCCTGCTCCCCGCCAACCTGTTGGAGTCGGCGAGTAAGCTGCGAGTTGCAATCGATTTGAACGCCGTGCCTCCCGCCGGCATCGAAGGCGTTAGCGCCACCGACAAAGCCCACGCACGAGGCCAACGCGTCGACTACGGTGCCATCGGCGTGGGCGGTTTAAAAATGAAGATCCATCGAGAAGCCATCCACACCCTGTTCACTCGAAATGACCTTGTCCTAGATGCAGAAGAGATCTTCGAGATTGGTCGCAATCTTGAATCGGCCTCTTCCGTTTAA